The sequence below is a genomic window from Candidatus Eisenbacteria bacterium.
GCGAACGAAGCGCCCGCGCCGTCGCTCGACAAGAGCAAGGCCGAGCGCAAGGGTGCGGATCTGAACGGCATGCGTTCCGAGATGGCGCCCGAGAGCAATCCCGGCACCGGCTGGGGCGACCGTCAGGTCGACCCGGTGCGGCAGGTCGACTTCCGTGCGGCGCGTCAGGCGACCGATCAGCTGGTGATGCGTTACGAGTATGCGGCGGGGCTCCAGGCACTGGGCATCCGTCCGTGGCGCTCGAATCGCAATCGGACCCATGACCGCGACCGCGGCGAACTGGGATTCGCGCAGCCGCCGAAGTGGTAGTGAAGCGAAAGGTCGCGCGCTGATGCGACCGAACTCGAGCACGCGATGCGGCCGGACCGGCGACGGTTCGGCCGCTCTCGATTGCGCTATGCGTGCGTCGGGCCGGCGGCCCTCACGACTTCGCGCACGCGTGGCAGCGTGGCGATCTGCTCGCCGATCGCGATGCCGCTGAAGTAGGCGGCCTCGACACCCGGATGGGTCGCGAACGCCTCGCCGCACAGAGAGACCGCCGCGCGCTCCGGCGATTCGAGCGTCACCACTTCCCCGATGCCGTCGCCGCGCCGCAACCGCGCCCATTCCCAGCGATGCGTGTGCACGAATACCGGCGTGCGAGCCCACGGTCCCAGCACCTCGGCGGCTTCCCACAGCAGCTCGTCCCGCCACGTCGCATCGGGCTGCTCCCAGGCGTCCCCGGCATAGAGATCGCGCGACTGAATCACCAGCACCCGATGGCGCGGAGCTTCGCGCTTGCTCGAGTCGTGGATGATCGCGTGGATCATGGTGGTCTCGAGCGGGTACCACAGGTCGAACCCGGGCTCCGGGGTATCGGTCGGGTAGCCGGCCATGACCGTGAGACAACGCAACCCCATCACCGAGTGGAGCGCGCGCTGCAGTTCCGCCGCGCCCGCCCACTCGGAGGCGATCGGTTCGATCAGCCGCAGGGTCTCGGGAAGATGCGTTGCGAGCACCACGAACGGCGCTTCAAATCGCGAACCGTCCGCGAGCACCACGGCAGTGCGAGGCCCCGCGGCCTCGAGTGAAGTCACCCGTGCGCCGAGTCGTACGTCGAGATCGACGGCCAGGTGGCGCGGGAACTCGGAGACACCGGCGCGGCGCGCCAGTCGCCGGTGTCCGGGCTGGAACGCCGCTGGCTGGCAGGCCAGCCGCGGTTCGCGCACGTTAATCGGCCAGCCGGAGAACTTCCCGGCTTCGGGCAGCTCCTGGAGCGCTAGTCCGAATTCGCGCGTGGTGGCGTGCAGCAACGGCACGCCAAAGTCGACGCGCTGATCCTCGATGCTGCGGGTGGCGCAGCGCCCGCCCACGCCGCGCGCGCGTTCGAGCACGCGGCACGTCACGCCGCGTCGCTGTAGCTCACGGGCGCAGGCGAGCCCCGCGACTCCGGCTCCGACCACGATCACGAGTGGCTCCGACATGGTGTTCGACTCTAGCACCCCCCTCCTGATATGACTTGGCCATGCATGGGACGACCGCGCCAGCCCCGAGCGACGATCGCGGTCGACGCGCTGCCGTGCGCGCGTGGTGTCTGTACGACTGGGCGAACTCGGCGTTTGCGACCAGCGTGGTGGCCGCGATCCTGCCGGTGTATTTCGCCGGAATCGCCAGCCGCACCATGGCGCCGCATCAGGCGACCGCACGCTGGGCATTCGCGAGTGCCGCCGCGATGCTGCTCTCGGGAGTGCTGGCTCCGACGCTCGGCGCGTGGGCGGATCGCGGCGCGCGGCGCAAGCCGCTGCTGGCCGCGTGCGTCGCGGTCGGGGCACTCGGCACGCTGGCGCTTGCGTTCGCGCCCGCCAACGACTGGCGCGTGATCCTGCTGTGCTTCGGGGTCGCGTTCATCGCGTTCGCAGTCGGCAACGGGCTCTACGATGCGCTGCTGCCGGCGGTCGCCGAGCCGGACGAGATGCATCGGGTGTCGTCACGCGGCTTTGCACTCGGCTATCTGGGCGGCGGGATCCTGCTGGCCGTGCATCTGGCGATGATCCTCAAGCCCGAGTGGTTCCATCTGCCGGATGCGGCGACCGCGACTCGCATCGCGCTCGCGAGTGTTGCGGCATGGTGGGTGGGATTCTCGCTTCCGCTGTTCCGACACGTGCGCGAGCCGCTGCGTGAGGCCGTCGCCGGACCGCAGCGCGCGCCGATCTCGCAGGTCTTTCACACGCTGATGTCGCTGCGGAAGCGTCCCGACCTGTGGCGTTTCCTGCTCGCATTCTGGCTCTACAGCGACGGCATCGGCACGGTGGTCAAGATGGCGACCGTGTACGGAAGCGAGGTCGGCATCGGGCGCTCGCACCTGATCGGGTCGCTGCTGCTGGTGCAGCTCGTCGCGGCACCCGCGAGCCTCGCGTTCGGACGCCTCGTCAAGCCGATCGGCCCGCAGCGTGCGGTCGTGATCGGTCTCGCGGGCTACGTGCTCATCACGATCTGCGGCTTCATCATGACCCGGCCGATCCACTTCTGGATGATCGCCGTCCTGGTCGCGTTGTTCCAGGGCGGCACCCAGGCGCTGTCGCGTTCGATGTTCGTCACGCTGATTCCGCGCCGCCAGACCGCCGAGCTGTTCGGCTTCTACTCGGTGAGCGAAAAACTCGCGGGCGTGGTCGGACCGTTGCTGTTCGGCACCGTCGCATCGCTGAGCGGCGGCGGACGCTACGCGGTGCTCACGCTGATGCCGATGTTCATCGCCGGAGCGTTCCTGCTGATGAGCGTCAACCTCGAACGCGGCGCCGCGCAGGCGCGGGCCGACGAGGCTTAGCGGCGCGCACGGGTTTGGCGCGGGTCGCGCGCGCGGGCCTGGGCCCGGCGATCGCCGCCTCGATCAGCTTCCATTGCGCGGGCGTGAGCTTCACGTCGGACGCGCTGACGTTCTCCTCGAGCTGTGCGACCGAAGTCGCGCCGATGATGGCGCTCGAGACCTCGGGACGCCGCAATACCCAGGCGAGCGCCACCGGTGCCGCTGCCGGCAGACCGTGCTCGGCGAGTGTGGCCGCGAGGCGCTCGGCCGCCGCGACGTTCTCGGGCGTGAGCGCCTTCTCCTGCGTGAGGAAGTGCGCGAACTTGGTCGTCGCGCGACTGCCCTCGGGCACCGCACCGCCCGCGTACTTGTTGGTGAGCACACCCTGAGCGAGCGGCGAGTAGACGATCAGCCCGATGCCTTCGCGCTTGCAGAAGCCCAGGTGATCTTTCTCGATGTGGCGATCGATCAGGCTGTAGCGCGGCTGGCTCGACACCATGACGTCCCAGCCGTTCGCCTTCTGGACCTTCAGGACCTGGCGATCGAGCGGCGCGTGATGGTCGTAGTTGGAGTACCCCACGTAGCGCACGCGGCCCGAGCGCACCAGATCCTCCATGGCATAGAGCGTCTCCTCGATCGGCGTGTCCTTGTCGGGCGCGTGGAGCTGATAGAGATCGACGTAGTCGGTGCCGAGCCGCTTCAGGCTCTGATCGATCGCATCGAAGATGTGCTTGCGTGACAACCCCGCGCCGAGCGGCCCGTCCCACACCCGCCCCATCACCTTGGTCGCGATCACGACCTGCTCGCGCGGCAGATCCTGCAGCGCCTTGCCGAGCACCGTTTCCGCGGCGCCACGCACGTACACGTCCGCGGTGTCGAACAGGTTGATCCCCAGCTCGAAGGCCCGGCGGATGACCAGCGCCGCCTTCGCGTCATCGAGCGAACCGCCGTACGTCGTCCACGACCCGAGAGCGAGTTCCGAAACTTTGAGGCCACTGCGGCCGAGACGACGGTAGTTCATGAGGGCTCCAGGTGGATGCAGGAAAGCAGGCGAGGTCGCGGATTGAATGGAGCGACTATCGAGGTCGCTGTCGCGCGATCATGTCGTACAACGTATCCGGAGCGAGGTCGGCTCCCGACGGCCATACGACCGTTCTGTTCTCCGAGTCGACGCGGACCTTTGCGAACTCAGCCGGATCTCGAAGGGAGGTGAAGACGCCGCTGAAGGTGACCAGCAGGGAGGAATGGGACGAAGCGGAGCCTGGTGGCGAGCAAGTTCCCAGACTGCGAGGAGCTCCTCTCGACGCAGCGCCGCCCACTCGACCACGATCCCGAAGAAGCGACTGATTTCCGTCACCGGTATTCCCGCCTGCGGGGGCGAGACTTCGTGAGGCTGAATCATGACGCAGACTATGCCGAGGCGCTCGGTTGCGGGCAAGCTCGTCGATCCTCGCCGGTGCGCCGAGGACCGAGTCGAGCCGGACGAATTCCGCTACTCTGCGCGCGATGCCCTCGCCGCGTGACTCTTCGGGTGGTCGCTTCCGACTGCGCGACCTGCTTCCGTTCGGACCCTCGCGACACCCTCGCCCGCGCCCGTTTCTCGGCATGGCGGAGGTGGTGTGGGAGAACCGCGACAACCTGCCCTTCGCGCTGCGCATCCTTCAGCACGGCGTGTGCGACGGATGCTCACTGGGTCCGCGCGGGCTGCGAGACGACGTGATCGACGGCGTGCACCTGTGCATGACGCGTCTCAAGCTGCTGCGCCTCAATACCATGGGAGCCATTCCCGAGGATCGGCTGCATCAGCTCCGGCCACTGCGCGAGATGCGCAACGAAGCGCTGCATGCGCTCGGCCGCCTGCCCTACCCGATGATTCACCGCGAGGGCGATTCGCGACTGCATCGTCTGTCGTGGGACGAGGCGCTCTCGATCGTCGCCGAGTCGCTCGCGGAGGTTCCCGGCGAGCGCATGGGCTTCTTCGCGACTTCGCGCGGCATCGTGAACGAGACCTACTACGCATTCACCAAAGCTGCGCGGCTGATGGGATCGAACCACGTCGACCTGTGCTCGCGACTGTGTCACGCCGCAAGCGTGTCGGGTCTCAAGGACACGCTCGGGGTCGCGGCCCCCACCTGCTCGCTCAGCGACATGATCGGCAGCGATCTGGTGGTGATCTGGGGATCGCACCTCGCGAACAACCAGCCGGTGACGACCAAGTACCTCACCTACGCGAAGCGCAAGGGGACACGCATCCTGGTCGTGAATCCGATGCGAGAGCCGGGGCTCGAGCGCTACTGGGTACCGAGCGACGTGCGCAGCGCGCTGTTCGGCACCAAGTTGATGGACGATTTCTTCCAGGTCGGCGTGGGCGGCGACATCGCGTTCATCCACGGTGTGCTGAAGCACCTGTTCGAGAACGACTGGATCGATCGCGACTACGTCATGCGTCACACCGAGGGTATCGACGCGCTGCGGCAGCACGTCGAGGGACTCGCGTGGGAGCGCCTCGAACGCGAGTCGGGACAGACGCGGGCCGACATGCATCGATTTGCCGAGACCTACTCGCGCGCGAAGAGTTGCGTGTTCGTCTACAGCATGGGACTCACGCAGCATCGGTTCGGCGTCGACAACGTGAAGTCGATCGTGAACCTGGCGCTCGCCCGCGGCATGCTGGGGCGCGAGAAGTGCGGCATCATGCCGATCCGCGGACACTCGGGCGTGCAGGGCGGCGGCGAGTGCGGCGTCGACCCGGAGAAGTACCCGGGCGGCTACGAGGTCGCGAACGCTTCCGACCGCGAGCGCTTCGAGACGCTGTGGGGCGAGCCGCTGCCGGCATGGAAGGGCATGCGCACGCTGCAGATGCTCGAGGCCGCGCACCGCGGCGAGCTCGATTTTCTGTATTCGCTCGGCGGCAATCTGCTCGAGACTCTGCCGGATCGCGAGTTCATGCGCGCCGCACTCACGCGGGTCAAGCTGCGTGTGCACCAGGACATCGTGCTCAACACCTCTTCGTTGCTTCCCGGCGCCGCCGTGCTGCTGCTGCCGGCGCAGACTCGGTACGAGACGCCGGGCGGCGGGACGGCGACCAGCACCGAGCGTCGCATTCGCTTCTCGCCCGAGATTCCGGGGCCTCGCATCGAGGAAGCATGGCCCGAGTGGCAGATCCCGGTGGCGGTCGCTCTCGCCGCCCGGCCGCGACTCGAGCCGCGTTTTCCGTGGACCTCCACGCGCGACATTCGTCACGAGATCGCGCGTGCGATGCCGATCTACGCCGGAATCGAAAATCTCGATCACGAGGGCCAGTGGGTGCAGTGGGGCGGGCCGTTTCTGTTCGGTGACGGCTTCCAGAAGATGCCGAACGCGCGAGCGCGCTTCACCGCGGTCCTGCTGCCCGAGATCGCGATTCCCGACGGGCAGTTCTACATGACGACCCGGCGCGGCAAACAGTTCAACAGCATGGTGCACTCGAAGACCGACGGGCTGATGGGGGCCGCGTCGCGCGACGACGTGCTGATGGCGCCCGAAGACGCCGCACGGATCGGAGTGAAAGAGGGGCAGGCGATCCGACTCCGCAATGAGACCGGCGAATGGATCGGAGTCACGCGGTTGGCACCGATGAAACCGAATCACGTGCAGACCTATTGGCCCGAGACGAACGGGCTGATCTCGCGCCGCTTCGATGCCGTCTCGGGCGAGCCCGACTACAACGCCTTCGTGTGGATCGAGACACTCCTCGCTCCGGTGGCGACCGTCTGAGTTCGAAGGGTGGAGATCGCGATGGATCGCGTGGACCTTGCAGTGATCGGCGGTGGCATCACGGGCGTCGGGATCGCCCGGCTCGCGGCCCGCAACGGGCTCTCGGTTGCGCTGTTCGAGCGCGCCGATCTGGCGTCGGGCGCCAGTAGCGCCACCAGCCACATGCTCCACGGCGGACTGCGCTACCTGGAGCACGGCCAGTTCGCGCTGGTGCGCGAGTCGCTGGCCGAGCGCACCGCGGTGTCGCGCATGGCGCCGGGGCTCGCACGCCCGCGCCGATTCCTGATGCCGTTCTATCGCGGCGACCGACGCCCGGGCTGGATGGTGCGCACCGGGCTGTGGCTCTACGACTCGCTGGCGGGCGGCCGCGGGCTCGAGCCGCATCAGAGCTTCGGCGCGGCGGCGGCTCTGGCGCTCGAACCGGACCTCGAGCCCGAGGGCCTGCTCGGCGGTGCGATCTACGGCGACGTGGTGATGGACGACGCGCGCATCACGGTGAGCGTCGCCATGGATGCCGCTGCGCACGGCGCTGCGATCCACAGTCACACCGAGGTGACGGGCGCGCGACCGGGTGCCGAAGGCGGCATCGAGCTGATCGTGCGCGACGCGCTCGAAGGCGGCGAGCGTTCGGCGCTCGCCCGCTACGTGGTGATCGCGTGCGGCGCATGGTCGGATTCGGTGCGCACTCGCCTGTTGCGAGCACTCGAACCGGGTCGGCCGGATCCTGCACGGCTGCTGCGCCCGACTCGCGGCGTGCATCTGGTGTTCCCGGCACTCACCCGCGGCCACGGCATCACGGCGTTCGCGCCGCGCGACGGCCGTGTGGTGTTCGTGGTGCCGTTCGGCGAATGGTCGATCGTCGGCACCACCGAGACCGAGGTCGTCAGCAGCGAGTCTCCCGACGCCTGGAGTCCGAGCCTCGAAGAGGTGCGCTACCTGCGCGAGGCACTTGCGCGGCTGCTTCCGAGTCAGGCCCGACGGCCGGCGCTCGCACTCATGGCGGGCGTTCGCCCGCTGGCGGCATCCGACGGCACGCTCGCGGCCGCATCACGAGAGCACCGGGTGACCGAGGACGGCGATCTGTTCACGATCGTGGGCGGCAAGTACACCGGCTTCCGCCCGATGGCGCACGACATCGTGGCCCGAGTGATGGCGCGCCTGCATCGTTCGGCGCGGATCGACGACCCCGCGACGCCGTTGCCGCCGTGGCTTGCCGCCGAGGCGGGGGCCGAAGCGCTGGCGGCGTTCGCGGTCGAGCGCGCGTTCGCTCGCAGGCTCGAAGACGTGGTGCGGCGGCGCAGCCTGCTGTGGCTCGCCCCCGACGGCGGCCGCATCGCGGCTCCGCTGCTCGCCGAAGCACTCGGCCGCCGACTCGGCTGGGATGCGACGCGCACCCGCGAAGAATTGCGTGCGTTTCACGCGCGGCTCGACGACGACGAGCGGCTGCTCCATGAAGCCTACGAAGACCACGCCCCGAGGCCTGCATGAAGAAGTCCTGGATTCTGGCGATCGACCAGGGAACCACCGGCACCACCGCCTTGGCGATCGACGCCCGCGGCGCCATCCGCGGTCGTGGCTACGCCGAGCTGCCTCAGCACTTCCCGAAGCCCGGCTGGGTCGAGCACGACGCCGATCAGATCTGGCGCAGCGTGCTGGCCGCGACCTCGAGAGCGATCCGCGCCGCGCAGCTCGGTGCACGCCACCTTGCGGGGATCGGGCTCACGAATCAGCGCGAGACCGCGGTGTTGTGGGATCGCGAGAGTGGCGAGCCGCTCGGACGCGCGATCGTGTGGCAGGACCGCCGCACCGCCGAGCTGTGTGCCGCGCTCAAGCGGCGCGGATACGAGCGCGAGGTGCGGCGACGCACGGGGCTGCTGCTCGATCCCTACTTCTCGGGCACCAAGCTCACGTGGCGACTGCGCGGCGAGCCGCGTCTGCGAGCACTCGCGAAGCGCGGCCGTGTGGCGTTCGGCACCGTCGACAGCTGGCTGTTGTGGAAGCTGACCGGCGGTGCGGTTCACGCCACCGACCCCACCAACGCCTCGCGCACGCTGCTCTACAACATCGCCACGCATGCCTGGGACCCGTGGCTGCTCGAGCGTTTCGAAGTGCCTGCCTCGATGCTTCCGAGCGTGATGCCATCGAGCGGCGAGTTCGGCCGCACCCGCGCGATCGGCGCGATCCCCGCGGGTGTTCCGATCGCCGGCATCGCGGGCGATCAGCAGGCGGCGCTGTTCGGACAGGGCTGCGTCGCAGCCGGACAGAGCAAGAACACCTACGGCACCGGCTGCTTCCTGCTGCTGCACACGGGCTCGAGGCGCGTGCCCTCGAAGGCGGGACTGCTCACCACGGTCGCGTGCGGACCGCGCGGCGAGCTGGCCTACGCGCTCGAGGGCAGCGTGTTCGTCGCCGGTGCCGCGGTGCAGTGGTTGCGCGACGGCCTCGGAATCATCGCGAAGGCTTCGGACACGGAGCGGCTTGCGCGCAGTGTGCCG
It includes:
- a CDS encoding DUF2442 domain-containing protein gives rise to the protein MGGAASRGAPRSLGTCSPPGSASSHSSLLVTFSGVFTSLRDPAEFAKVRVDSENRTVVWPSGADLAPDTLYDMIARQRPR
- a CDS encoding FAD-dependent oxidoreductase produces the protein MDRVDLAVIGGGITGVGIARLAARNGLSVALFERADLASGASSATSHMLHGGLRYLEHGQFALVRESLAERTAVSRMAPGLARPRRFLMPFYRGDRRPGWMVRTGLWLYDSLAGGRGLEPHQSFGAAAALALEPDLEPEGLLGGAIYGDVVMDDARITVSVAMDAAAHGAAIHSHTEVTGARPGAEGGIELIVRDALEGGERSALARYVVIACGAWSDSVRTRLLRALEPGRPDPARLLRPTRGVHLVFPALTRGHGITAFAPRDGRVVFVVPFGEWSIVGTTETEVVSSESPDAWSPSLEEVRYLREALARLLPSQARRPALALMAGVRPLAASDGTLAAASREHRVTEDGDLFTIVGGKYTGFRPMAHDIVARVMARLHRSARIDDPATPLPPWLAAEAGAEALAAFAVERAFARRLEDVVRRRSLLWLAPDGGRIAAPLLAEALGRRLGWDATRTREELRAFHARLDDDERLLHEAYEDHAPRPA
- a CDS encoding NAD(P)-binding protein translates to MSEPLVIVVGAGVAGLACARELQRRGVTCRVLERARGVGGRCATRSIEDQRVDFGVPLLHATTREFGLALQELPEAGKFSGWPINVREPRLACQPAAFQPGHRRLARRAGVSEFPRHLAVDLDVRLGARVTSLEAAGPRTAVVLADGSRFEAPFVVLATHLPETLRLIEPIASEWAGAAELQRALHSVMGLRCLTVMAGYPTDTPEPGFDLWYPLETTMIHAIIHDSSKREAPRHRVLVIQSRDLYAGDAWEQPDATWRDELLWEAAEVLGPWARTPVFVHTHRWEWARLRRGDGIGEVVTLESPERAAVSLCGEAFATHPGVEAAYFSGIAIGEQIATLPRVREVVRAAGPTHA
- a CDS encoding FdhF/YdeP family oxidoreductase, which codes for MPSPRDSSGGRFRLRDLLPFGPSRHPRPRPFLGMAEVVWENRDNLPFALRILQHGVCDGCSLGPRGLRDDVIDGVHLCMTRLKLLRLNTMGAIPEDRLHQLRPLREMRNEALHALGRLPYPMIHREGDSRLHRLSWDEALSIVAESLAEVPGERMGFFATSRGIVNETYYAFTKAARLMGSNHVDLCSRLCHAASVSGLKDTLGVAAPTCSLSDMIGSDLVVIWGSHLANNQPVTTKYLTYAKRKGTRILVVNPMREPGLERYWVPSDVRSALFGTKLMDDFFQVGVGGDIAFIHGVLKHLFENDWIDRDYVMRHTEGIDALRQHVEGLAWERLERESGQTRADMHRFAETYSRAKSCVFVYSMGLTQHRFGVDNVKSIVNLALARGMLGREKCGIMPIRGHSGVQGGGECGVDPEKYPGGYEVANASDRERFETLWGEPLPAWKGMRTLQMLEAAHRGELDFLYSLGGNLLETLPDREFMRAALTRVKLRVHQDIVLNTSSLLPGAAVLLLPAQTRYETPGGGTATSTERRIRFSPEIPGPRIEEAWPEWQIPVAVALAARPRLEPRFPWTSTRDIRHEIARAMPIYAGIENLDHEGQWVQWGGPFLFGDGFQKMPNARARFTAVLLPEIAIPDGQFYMTTRRGKQFNSMVHSKTDGLMGAASRDDVLMAPEDAARIGVKEGQAIRLRNETGEWIGVTRLAPMKPNHVQTYWPETNGLISRRFDAVSGEPDYNAFVWIETLLAPVATV
- a CDS encoding MFS transporter, translated to MRAWCLYDWANSAFATSVVAAILPVYFAGIASRTMAPHQATARWAFASAAAMLLSGVLAPTLGAWADRGARRKPLLAACVAVGALGTLALAFAPANDWRVILLCFGVAFIAFAVGNGLYDALLPAVAEPDEMHRVSSRGFALGYLGGGILLAVHLAMILKPEWFHLPDAATATRIALASVAAWWVGFSLPLFRHVREPLREAVAGPQRAPISQVFHTLMSLRKRPDLWRFLLAFWLYSDGIGTVVKMATVYGSEVGIGRSHLIGSLLLVQLVAAPASLAFGRLVKPIGPQRAVVIGLAGYVLITICGFIMTRPIHFWMIAVLVALFQGGTQALSRSMFVTLIPRRQTAELFGFYSVSEKLAGVVGPLLFGTVASLSGGGRYAVLTLMPMFIAGAFLLMSVNLERGAAQARADEA
- the glpK gene encoding glycerol kinase GlpK, which encodes MKKSWILAIDQGTTGTTALAIDARGAIRGRGYAELPQHFPKPGWVEHDADQIWRSVLAATSRAIRAAQLGARHLAGIGLTNQRETAVLWDRESGEPLGRAIVWQDRRTAELCAALKRRGYEREVRRRTGLLLDPYFSGTKLTWRLRGEPRLRALAKRGRVAFGTVDSWLLWKLTGGAVHATDPTNASRTLLYNIATHAWDPWLLERFEVPASMLPSVMPSSGEFGRTRAIGAIPAGVPIAGIAGDQQAALFGQGCVAAGQSKNTYGTGCFLLLHTGSRRVPSKAGLLTTVACGPRGELAYALEGSVFVAGAAVQWLRDGLGIIAKASDTERLARSVPDAGGVVVVPAFVGLGAPWWRPEVRGAILGLTRGTTRAHLARATLESLAFQSGDLVAAMARDSGRPVRVLRVDGGAAANDWLMQYQADLLGVPVERPRVIETTAYGAGLLAGLGVGLWRSHRELARAIRIERTFRPRKTRRWRTDEWARWRAAIERLTSGER
- a CDS encoding aldo/keto reductase, whose protein sequence is MNYRRLGRSGLKVSELALGSWTTYGGSLDDAKAALVIRRAFELGINLFDTADVYVRGAAETVLGKALQDLPREQVVIATKVMGRVWDGPLGAGLSRKHIFDAIDQSLKRLGTDYVDLYQLHAPDKDTPIEETLYAMEDLVRSGRVRYVGYSNYDHHAPLDRQVLKVQKANGWDVMVSSQPRYSLIDRHIEKDHLGFCKREGIGLIVYSPLAQGVLTNKYAGGAVPEGSRATTKFAHFLTQEKALTPENVAAAERLAATLAEHGLPAAAPVALAWVLRRPEVSSAIIGATSVAQLEENVSASDVKLTPAQWKLIEAAIAGPRPARATRAKPVRAAKPRRPAPARRRVRG